A genomic window from Elaeis guineensis isolate ETL-2024a chromosome 3, EG11, whole genome shotgun sequence includes:
- the LOC140856140 gene encoding uncharacterized protein, with protein MTHTHQDGTFVRDESRDLYERATSLIAERDDESAASTQQSRIEAEVFTELMGPERYGRVRGYGVGVTPTQLSEVSRYTQHAAADAQDSRVRRLEAEIQEIRQSRAAEMEEMRQSRAEMQAMRGQIDRLTSLLEMYGSSQAPGISGTRRDSGTSRGDNDDHPPAD; from the exons atgactcatactcatcaggatggtacttttgttcgagatgagtcgagagatttatat gagagggctacatctctcattgcggagcgtgacgacgagtccgcagcatctacgcagcagagccgtatcgaggccgaggtattcacagagttgatgggaccagagcgctacggtcgagtgaggggttatggagtaggagtcacccccactcagttatctgaggttagtagatatacgcagcatgctgcagcagatgctcaggattcacgcgttcgcagactcgaggcggagatacaggagattagacagagtcgtgccgctgagatggaggagatgcgacagagccgtgccgagatgcaggccatgaggggacagattgatcgccttacatctttattagagatgtatggttcatctcag gctcctggcatatcaggcacccgtcgagatagcggcacgtcacgtggagacaacgacgaccatccgcctgcagattga
- the LOC105040597 gene encoding peroxidase P7 — protein sequence MASLNSFLLLSLLSLLACAARGQLSPMFYARSCPNVQSIVRLAMAQAVIREPRMGASILRLFFHDCFVNGCDGSILLDDTATFTGEKNAFPNRNSVRGFEVIDTIKASVEAACKATVSCADILALAARDGVNLLGGPTWTVQLGRRDATTASQSAANSNLPGPGSSLSTLISMFAAHGLSAQEMTALSGAHTIGEAQCTNFRAHIYNDTNINPSFASLRKQNCPASGGDSNLALLDVQIPYRFDNDYYQNLVAQRGLLHSDQELFNGGSQDALVRQYSTYAELFERDFAQAMVKMGSISPLTGTSGEIRLNCRKVNW from the exons ATGGCCTCCTTGAATAGCTTCCTTTTGCTCTCACTGCTATCACTACTTGCTTGCGCTGCCCGAGGGCAGCTTTCACCAATGTTCTACGCAAGGAGCTGCCCAAATGTACAAAGCATCGTGCGCTTGGCCATGGCACAGGCCGTAATTAGGGAGCCAAGAATGGGCGCATCCATCCTTCGGCTCTTCTTCCACGACTGTTTTGTAaat GGCTGCGACGGATCGATCCTTCTCGATGATACAGCAACGTTCACCGGTGAGAAGAACGCTTTCCCAAACCGAAACTCCGTCCGTGGATTCGAAGTCATCGATACCATCAAAGCCAGTGTCGAAGCTGCCTGCAAAGCCACCGTCTCATGCGCTGACATCCTCGCTCTCGCCGCTCGCGATGGAGTCAACTTG CTCGGCGGGCCAACTTGGACGGTGCAACTGGGCAGGAGGGATGCAACAACGGCGAGCCAGAGCGCGGCCAACAGCAACCTCCCCGGTCCCGGGTCCAGCCTCTCCACGCTCATCTCCATGTTCGCCGCCCACGGCCTCAGCGCTCAAGAGATGACCGCGCTCTCCGGGGCCCACACCATCGGCGAAGCTCAATGCACCAACTTCCGCGCCCACATCTACAACGACACCAACATCAACCCCAGCTTTGCGTCCTTAAGGAAGCAGAACTGCCCGGCCTCGGGTGGCGACAGCAACCTCGCGCTGCTGGATGTCCAGATCCCGTACCGGTTCGACAATGACTACTACCAGAACCTTGTGGCCCAGCGGGGGCTGCTGCACTCGGACCAGGAGCTCTTCAACGGTGGATCGCAGGACGCGCTGGTCCGGCAATACAGCACCTACGCTGAGTTGTTTGAGAGGGACTTCGCCCAGGCAATGGTGAAGATGGGGAGCATCAGCCCGCTGACCGGGACCAGTGGGGAGATCAGGTTGAACTGCAGGAAGGTGAACTGGTGA
- the LOC105040598 gene encoding peroxidase P7 isoform X1: MAFSNSFLLLSLLSLLACVAHGQLSPTFYAKSCPNVQSIVRSGMAQAVSAEPRMGASILRLFFHDCFVNGCDGSILLADTATFTGEQNAGPNKNSVRGFGVIDTIKARVEAACKATVSCADILALAARDGVNLLGGPTWTVQLGRRDATTASQSAANNNLPSPASSLSILISKFAAQGLSAQEMTALSGSHTIGQAQCKNFRAHIYNDTDINPSFAALRKRNCPASGGDTNLAPLDVQTPNGFDNAYYQNLVAQKGLLHSDQELFDGGSQDALVRQYSTNAALFSRDFVQAMVKMGSISPLTGTSGEIRLNCGKVNG; this comes from the exons ATGGCCTTCTCCAATAGTTTCCTTTTGCTCTCCCTGCTATCACTACTCGCTTGCGTTGCCCATGGGCAGCTTTCACCTACGTTTTATGCAAAAAGCTGCCCAAATGTACAGAGCATTGTGCGCTCGGGCATGGCACAGGCCGTCAGTGCGGAGCCAAGGATGGGCGCATCCATCCTTCGGCTCTTCTTTCACGATTGCTTTGTAAAT GGTTGTGACGGATCGATCCTTCTCGCTGACACCGCAACGTTCACCGGCGAGCAGAATGCTGGGCCAAACAAAAACTCTGTCCGTGGATTCGGAGTCATCGACACCATCAAAGCCCGCGTCGAAGCCGCCTGCAAAGCCACCGTCTCATGCGCTGACATCCTCGCCCTCGCCGCTCGCGATGGAGTCAACTTG CTCGGCGGGCCAACTTGGACGGTGCAACTGGGCAGGAGGGATGCAACGACGGCGAGCCAGAGCGCGGCCAACAACAACCTCCCCAGTCCCGCGTCCAGCCTCTCCATACTCATCTCCAAGTTCGCCGCCCAGGGCCTCAGCGCTCAAGAGATGACCGCGCTCTCCGGTAGCCACACCATCGGCCAGGCTCAATGCAAGAACTTCCGCGCCCACATCTACAACGACACCGACATCAACCCCAGTTTTGCGGCCTTAAGAAAGCGGAACTGCCCGGCCTCGGGCGGCGACACCAACCTCGCGCCGCTCGATGTCCAGACCCCGAACGGGTTCGACAACGCCTACTACCAGAACCTTGTGGCCCAGAAGGGGCTGCTGCATTCGGACCAGGAGCTCTTCGATGGTGGGTCGCAGGACGCGCTGGTCCGGCAATACAGCACCAACGCGGCGTTGTTCTCGAGGGACTTCGTCCAGGCGATGGTGAAGATGGGGAGCATCAGCCCGCTGACCGGGACCAGTGGAGAGATCCGGTTGAACTGCGGAAAAGTGAACGGCTGA
- the LOC105040598 gene encoding peroxidase P7 isoform X2 codes for MLDPIASHVSFPNGCDGSILLADTATFTGEQNAGPNKNSVRGFGVIDTIKARVEAACKATVSCADILALAARDGVNLLGGPTWTVQLGRRDATTASQSAANNNLPSPASSLSILISKFAAQGLSAQEMTALSGSHTIGQAQCKNFRAHIYNDTDINPSFAALRKRNCPASGGDTNLAPLDVQTPNGFDNAYYQNLVAQKGLLHSDQELFDGGSQDALVRQYSTNAALFSRDFVQAMVKMGSISPLTGTSGEIRLNCGKVNG; via the exons ATGTTGGATCCAATAGCTTCTCATGTTTCTTTTCCCAAT GGTTGTGACGGATCGATCCTTCTCGCTGACACCGCAACGTTCACCGGCGAGCAGAATGCTGGGCCAAACAAAAACTCTGTCCGTGGATTCGGAGTCATCGACACCATCAAAGCCCGCGTCGAAGCCGCCTGCAAAGCCACCGTCTCATGCGCTGACATCCTCGCCCTCGCCGCTCGCGATGGAGTCAACTTG CTCGGCGGGCCAACTTGGACGGTGCAACTGGGCAGGAGGGATGCAACGACGGCGAGCCAGAGCGCGGCCAACAACAACCTCCCCAGTCCCGCGTCCAGCCTCTCCATACTCATCTCCAAGTTCGCCGCCCAGGGCCTCAGCGCTCAAGAGATGACCGCGCTCTCCGGTAGCCACACCATCGGCCAGGCTCAATGCAAGAACTTCCGCGCCCACATCTACAACGACACCGACATCAACCCCAGTTTTGCGGCCTTAAGAAAGCGGAACTGCCCGGCCTCGGGCGGCGACACCAACCTCGCGCCGCTCGATGTCCAGACCCCGAACGGGTTCGACAACGCCTACTACCAGAACCTTGTGGCCCAGAAGGGGCTGCTGCATTCGGACCAGGAGCTCTTCGATGGTGGGTCGCAGGACGCGCTGGTCCGGCAATACAGCACCAACGCGGCGTTGTTCTCGAGGGACTTCGTCCAGGCGATGGTGAAGATGGGGAGCATCAGCCCGCTGACCGGGACCAGTGGAGAGATCCGGTTGAACTGCGGAAAAGTGAACGGCTGA